The Synchiropus splendidus isolate RoL2022-P1 chromosome 1, RoL_Sspl_1.0, whole genome shotgun sequence genome includes a window with the following:
- the LOC128752898 gene encoding microtubule-associated protein tau-like isoform X25, protein MDYSNSYSSGDAVNASLGNMSINDQHHQENGVQHKMKAGGAAPTAQAKMDNGSAEKSPAGAKFQSPGAKTRTGSQPANCLTLPVPKYEKDAKSGQSSPGTPKSPSSQALSTKSAAEVNKVKKVAVVRSTPKSPGSLKSRPPAPLVAAAAAGAPLPDLKNVRSKIGSTDNMKHQPGGGKVQILDQKVDYSSVQSKCGSKSNIKHVAGGGNVQILDKKLDLSNVQSRCGSKDNIKHTPGGGKVQILDQKLDLSNVQSRCGSKDNIKHVPGGGNVQIVHKKVDLTNVQSKCGSKDNIRHKPGGGNVEIKNEKLEFKVQSKVGSLDNIGHVPGGGQRKIESHKLTFRETAKARTDHGAEIISLEDSDQQLSTMSSSGSINMADSPQLSTLADQVSASLAKQGL, encoded by the exons ATGGACTACTCTAACAGCTACAGTTCTGGAGACGCAGTGAATGCCTCCTTAGGCAACATGAGCATCAACGACCAGCACCACCAGGAGAACGGGGTTCAGCACAAGATGAAAG caggaggagccgcCCCGACAG CTCAAGCAAAGATGGACAACGGATCTGCTGAGAAG AGTCCTGCTGGGGCCAAGTTTCAGTCTCCAGGAGCCAAAACCAGGACTGGATCTCAGCCAG CCAATTGTCTGACTCTGCCCGtgccaaaatatgaaaaag ACGCTAAAAGTGGACAGAGCAGCCCTGGAACTCCCAAATCCCCATCTAGCCAGGCTCTGTCTACCAAGTCTGCAGCTGAAGTCAACAAGGTGAAAAAAGTGGCGGTGGTCCGGTCCACGCCAAAATCTCCAGGCTCCCTCAAGAGCCGGCCTCCGGCGCCTCTGgtcgctgccgccgccgccggtgCACCGCTGCCGGATCTGAAGAATGTCCGGTCCAAGATCGGGTCGACAGACAACATGAAACACCAGCCTGGAGGCGGGAAG GTCCAAATCCTTGATCAGAAGGTGGACTATAGTAGTGTCCAGTCTAAGTGTGGCTCCAAGAGCAATATCAAACATGTGGCCGGTGGCGGAAAT GTTCAAATCCTGGACAAGAAGTTGGACCTGTCTAATGTCCAGTCCCGCTGTGGATCTAAAGACAACATCAAGCACACACCCGGAGGAGGAAAG GTCCAAATTCTGGATCAGAAGCTGGACCTGAGCAATGTGCAGTCGCGCTGCGGCTCCAAAGACAATATCAAACACGTCCCTGGGGGCGGAAAC GTGCAAATCGTCCATAAGAAGGTGGACCTGACCAACGTGCAGTCCAAGTGCGGCTCCAAAGACAACATCCGCCATAAACCAG gaggtggaaacGTGGAGATCAAGAACGAGAAGCTGGAGTTCAAAGTTCAATCCAAGGTCGGCTCGCTGGACAATATCGGACACGTTCCTGGAGGTGGACAGAGGAAG ATTGAGAGCCACAAACTGACCTTCCGCGAGACGGCCAAAGCTCGCACTGACCACGGTGCCGAGATCATTTCTCTGGAAGATTCTGATCAGCAGCTCAGCACCATGTCGTCCTCCGGCAGCATCAACATGGCCGACTCTCCGCAGCTGTCTACGCTGGCCGACCAAGTGTCCGCCTCTCTGGCCAAACAAGGCTTGTGA
- the LOC128752898 gene encoding microtubule-associated protein tau-like isoform X18, which translates to MDYSNSYSSGDAVNASLGNMSINDQHHQENGVQHKMKVRNLAFPSLRPSLVLALFPCPLIFDRPLLPDSANGSCLHNRTHQDDSALPENGLKCVSESEVSHGGDEVQPAAGGAAPTAQAKMDNGSAEKSPAGAKFQSPGAKTRTGSQPANCLTLPVPKYEKDAKSGQSSPGTPKSPSSQALSTKSAAEVNKVKKVAVVRSTPKSPGSLKSRPPAPLVAAAAAGAPLPDLKNVRSKIGSTDNMKHQPGGGKVQILDQKVDYSSVQSKCGSKSNIKHVAGGGNVQILDKKLDLSNVQSRCGSKDNIKHTPGGGKVQILDQKLDLSNVQSRCGSKDNIKHVPGGGNVQIVHKKVDLTNVQSKCGSKDNIRHKPGGGNVEIKNEKLEFKVQSKVGSLDNIGHVPGGGQRKIESHKLTFRETAKARTDHGAEIISLEDSDQQLSTMSSSGSINMADSPQLSTLADQVSASLAKQGL; encoded by the exons ATGGACTACTCTAACAGCTACAGTTCTGGAGACGCAGTGAATGCCTCCTTAGGCAACATGAGCATCAACGACCAGCACCACCAGGAGAACGGGGTTCAGCACAAGATGAAAG TTCGTAACTTAGCGTTCCCCAGTCTGCGACCCTCACTAGTGCTGGCCTTGTTTCCATGTCCACTTATTTTTGACAGACCGCTTCTGCCTGACAGTGCGAACGGATCGTGTCTCCACAACAGAACACATC AGGATGACTCAGCGCTCCCTGAAAATGGGTTGAAATGTGTGTCTGAATCTGAAGTGAGCCACGGAGGAGACGAGGTGCAGCCTG cagcaggaggagccgcCCCGACAG CTCAAGCAAAGATGGACAACGGATCTGCTGAGAAG AGTCCTGCTGGGGCCAAGTTTCAGTCTCCAGGAGCCAAAACCAGGACTGGATCTCAGCCAG CCAATTGTCTGACTCTGCCCGtgccaaaatatgaaaaag ACGCTAAAAGTGGACAGAGCAGCCCTGGAACTCCCAAATCCCCATCTAGCCAGGCTCTGTCTACCAAGTCTGCAGCTGAAGTCAACAAGGTGAAAAAAGTGGCGGTGGTCCGGTCCACGCCAAAATCTCCAGGCTCCCTCAAGAGCCGGCCTCCGGCGCCTCTGgtcgctgccgccgccgccggtgCACCGCTGCCGGATCTGAAGAATGTCCGGTCCAAGATCGGGTCGACAGACAACATGAAACACCAGCCTGGAGGCGGGAAG GTCCAAATCCTTGATCAGAAGGTGGACTATAGTAGTGTCCAGTCTAAGTGTGGCTCCAAGAGCAATATCAAACATGTGGCCGGTGGCGGAAAT GTTCAAATCCTGGACAAGAAGTTGGACCTGTCTAATGTCCAGTCCCGCTGTGGATCTAAAGACAACATCAAGCACACACCCGGAGGAGGAAAG GTCCAAATTCTGGATCAGAAGCTGGACCTGAGCAATGTGCAGTCGCGCTGCGGCTCCAAAGACAATATCAAACACGTCCCTGGGGGCGGAAAC GTGCAAATCGTCCATAAGAAGGTGGACCTGACCAACGTGCAGTCCAAGTGCGGCTCCAAAGACAACATCCGCCATAAACCAG gaggtggaaacGTGGAGATCAAGAACGAGAAGCTGGAGTTCAAAGTTCAATCCAAGGTCGGCTCGCTGGACAATATCGGACACGTTCCTGGAGGTGGACAGAGGAAG ATTGAGAGCCACAAACTGACCTTCCGCGAGACGGCCAAAGCTCGCACTGACCACGGTGCCGAGATCATTTCTCTGGAAGATTCTGATCAGCAGCTCAGCACCATGTCGTCCTCCGGCAGCATCAACATGGCCGACTCTCCGCAGCTGTCTACGCTGGCCGACCAAGTGTCCGCCTCTCTGGCCAAACAAGGCTTGTGA
- the LOC128752898 gene encoding microtubule-associated protein tau-like isoform X11, translating into MDYSNSYSSGDAVNASLGNMSINDQHHQENGVQHKMKVRNLAFPSLRPSLVLALFPCPLIFDRPLLPDSANGSCLHNRTHQDDSALPENGLKCVSESEVSHGGDEVQPESDLSDWVRSASAMAAETEAAEKSVADVSDLENVNTTQDEGQLAAGGAAPTAQAKMDNGSAEKSPAGAKFQSPGAKTRTGSQPANCLTLPVPKYEKDAKSGQSSPGTPKSPSSQALSTKSAAEVNKVKKVAVVRSTPKSPGSLKSRPPAPLVAAAAAGAPLPDLKNVRSKIGSTDNMKHQPGGGKVQILDQKVDYSSVQSKCGSKSNIKHVAGGGNVQILDKKLDLSNVQSRCGSKDNIKHTPGGGKVQILDQKLDLSNVQSRCGSKDNIKHVPGGGNVQIVHKKVDLTNVQSKCGSKDNIRHKPGGGNVEIKNEKLEFKVQSKVGSLDNIGHVPGGGQRKIESHKLTFRETAKARTDHGAEIISLEDSDQQLSTMSSSGSINMADSPQLSTLADQVSASLAKQGL; encoded by the exons ATGGACTACTCTAACAGCTACAGTTCTGGAGACGCAGTGAATGCCTCCTTAGGCAACATGAGCATCAACGACCAGCACCACCAGGAGAACGGGGTTCAGCACAAGATGAAAG TTCGTAACTTAGCGTTCCCCAGTCTGCGACCCTCACTAGTGCTGGCCTTGTTTCCATGTCCACTTATTTTTGACAGACCGCTTCTGCCTGACAGTGCGAACGGATCGTGTCTCCACAACAGAACACATC AGGATGACTCAGCGCTCCCTGAAAATGGGTTGAAATGTGTGTCTGAATCTGAAGTGAGCCACGGAGGAGACGAGGTGCAGCCTG AATCTGATCTATCTGACTGGGTTCGTTCTGCTTCAGCGATGGCGGCTGAGACGGAGGCTGCAGAGAAATCTGTCGCTGATGTCTCTGATCTTGAGAACGTCAACACCACTCAAGATGAGGGTCAACTGG cagcaggaggagccgcCCCGACAG CTCAAGCAAAGATGGACAACGGATCTGCTGAGAAG AGTCCTGCTGGGGCCAAGTTTCAGTCTCCAGGAGCCAAAACCAGGACTGGATCTCAGCCAG CCAATTGTCTGACTCTGCCCGtgccaaaatatgaaaaag ACGCTAAAAGTGGACAGAGCAGCCCTGGAACTCCCAAATCCCCATCTAGCCAGGCTCTGTCTACCAAGTCTGCAGCTGAAGTCAACAAGGTGAAAAAAGTGGCGGTGGTCCGGTCCACGCCAAAATCTCCAGGCTCCCTCAAGAGCCGGCCTCCGGCGCCTCTGgtcgctgccgccgccgccggtgCACCGCTGCCGGATCTGAAGAATGTCCGGTCCAAGATCGGGTCGACAGACAACATGAAACACCAGCCTGGAGGCGGGAAG GTCCAAATCCTTGATCAGAAGGTGGACTATAGTAGTGTCCAGTCTAAGTGTGGCTCCAAGAGCAATATCAAACATGTGGCCGGTGGCGGAAAT GTTCAAATCCTGGACAAGAAGTTGGACCTGTCTAATGTCCAGTCCCGCTGTGGATCTAAAGACAACATCAAGCACACACCCGGAGGAGGAAAG GTCCAAATTCTGGATCAGAAGCTGGACCTGAGCAATGTGCAGTCGCGCTGCGGCTCCAAAGACAATATCAAACACGTCCCTGGGGGCGGAAAC GTGCAAATCGTCCATAAGAAGGTGGACCTGACCAACGTGCAGTCCAAGTGCGGCTCCAAAGACAACATCCGCCATAAACCAG gaggtggaaacGTGGAGATCAAGAACGAGAAGCTGGAGTTCAAAGTTCAATCCAAGGTCGGCTCGCTGGACAATATCGGACACGTTCCTGGAGGTGGACAGAGGAAG ATTGAGAGCCACAAACTGACCTTCCGCGAGACGGCCAAAGCTCGCACTGACCACGGTGCCGAGATCATTTCTCTGGAAGATTCTGATCAGCAGCTCAGCACCATGTCGTCCTCCGGCAGCATCAACATGGCCGACTCTCCGCAGCTGTCTACGCTGGCCGACCAAGTGTCCGCCTCTCTGGCCAAACAAGGCTTGTGA
- the LOC128752898 gene encoding microtubule-associated protein tau-like isoform X19, translating into MDYSNSYSSGDAVNASLGNMSINDQHHQENGVQHKMKEDDSALPENGLKCVSESEVSHGGDEVQPAGGAAPTAQAKMDNGSAEKSASTTKPPPSSKQPPTLTKVKSPACSRNGPSSIPVKTSSPGPGSPAGAKFQSPGAKTRTGSQPANCLTLPVPKYEKDAKSGQSSPGTPKSPSSQALSTKSAAEVNKVKKVAVVRSTPKSPGSLKSRPPAPLVAAAAAGAPLPDLKNVRSKIGSTDNMKHQPGGGKVQILDQKVDYSSVQSKCGSKSNIKHVAGGGNVQILDKKLDLSNVQSRCGSKDNIKHTPGGGKVQILDQKLDLSNVQSRCGSKDNIKHVPGGGNVQIVHKKVDLTNVQSKCGSKDNIRHKPGGGNVEIKNEKLEFKVQSKVGSLDNIGHVPGGGQRKIESHKLTFRETAKARTDHGAEIISLEDSDQQLSTMSSSGSINMADSPQLSTLADQVSASLAKQGL; encoded by the exons ATGGACTACTCTAACAGCTACAGTTCTGGAGACGCAGTGAATGCCTCCTTAGGCAACATGAGCATCAACGACCAGCACCACCAGGAGAACGGGGTTCAGCACAAGATGAAAG AGGATGACTCAGCGCTCCCTGAAAATGGGTTGAAATGTGTGTCTGAATCTGAAGTGAGCCACGGAGGAGACGAGGTGCAGCCTG caggaggagccgcCCCGACAG CTCAAGCAAAGATGGACAACGGATCTGCTGAGAAG TCTGCATCCACCACCaaacctcctccctcctctaaACAACCTCCCACCCTCACCAAGGTCAAATCTCCTGCTTGCTCTCGTAATGGTCCCAGTTCCATCCCAGTTAAAACCAGCAGTCCGGGACCCGGA AGTCCTGCTGGGGCCAAGTTTCAGTCTCCAGGAGCCAAAACCAGGACTGGATCTCAGCCAG CCAATTGTCTGACTCTGCCCGtgccaaaatatgaaaaag ACGCTAAAAGTGGACAGAGCAGCCCTGGAACTCCCAAATCCCCATCTAGCCAGGCTCTGTCTACCAAGTCTGCAGCTGAAGTCAACAAGGTGAAAAAAGTGGCGGTGGTCCGGTCCACGCCAAAATCTCCAGGCTCCCTCAAGAGCCGGCCTCCGGCGCCTCTGgtcgctgccgccgccgccggtgCACCGCTGCCGGATCTGAAGAATGTCCGGTCCAAGATCGGGTCGACAGACAACATGAAACACCAGCCTGGAGGCGGGAAG GTCCAAATCCTTGATCAGAAGGTGGACTATAGTAGTGTCCAGTCTAAGTGTGGCTCCAAGAGCAATATCAAACATGTGGCCGGTGGCGGAAAT GTTCAAATCCTGGACAAGAAGTTGGACCTGTCTAATGTCCAGTCCCGCTGTGGATCTAAAGACAACATCAAGCACACACCCGGAGGAGGAAAG GTCCAAATTCTGGATCAGAAGCTGGACCTGAGCAATGTGCAGTCGCGCTGCGGCTCCAAAGACAATATCAAACACGTCCCTGGGGGCGGAAAC GTGCAAATCGTCCATAAGAAGGTGGACCTGACCAACGTGCAGTCCAAGTGCGGCTCCAAAGACAACATCCGCCATAAACCAG gaggtggaaacGTGGAGATCAAGAACGAGAAGCTGGAGTTCAAAGTTCAATCCAAGGTCGGCTCGCTGGACAATATCGGACACGTTCCTGGAGGTGGACAGAGGAAG ATTGAGAGCCACAAACTGACCTTCCGCGAGACGGCCAAAGCTCGCACTGACCACGGTGCCGAGATCATTTCTCTGGAAGATTCTGATCAGCAGCTCAGCACCATGTCGTCCTCCGGCAGCATCAACATGGCCGACTCTCCGCAGCTGTCTACGCTGGCCGACCAAGTGTCCGCCTCTCTGGCCAAACAAGGCTTGTGA
- the LOC128752898 gene encoding microtubule-associated protein tau-like isoform X24 — protein sequence MDYSNSYSSGDAVNASLGNMSINDQHHQENGVQHKMKAAGGAAPTAQAKMDNGSAEKSPAGAKFQSPGAKTRTGSQPANCLTLPVPKYEKDAKSGQSSPGTPKSPSSQALSTKSAAEVNKVKKVAVVRSTPKSPGSLKSRPPAPLVAAAAAGAPLPDLKNVRSKIGSTDNMKHQPGGGKVQILDQKVDYSSVQSKCGSKSNIKHVAGGGNVQILDKKLDLSNVQSRCGSKDNIKHTPGGGKVQILDQKLDLSNVQSRCGSKDNIKHVPGGGNVQIVHKKVDLTNVQSKCGSKDNIRHKPGGGNVEIKNEKLEFKVQSKVGSLDNIGHVPGGGQRKIESHKLTFRETAKARTDHGAEIISLEDSDQQLSTMSSSGSINMADSPQLSTLADQVSASLAKQGL from the exons ATGGACTACTCTAACAGCTACAGTTCTGGAGACGCAGTGAATGCCTCCTTAGGCAACATGAGCATCAACGACCAGCACCACCAGGAGAACGGGGTTCAGCACAAGATGAAAG cagcaggaggagccgcCCCGACAG CTCAAGCAAAGATGGACAACGGATCTGCTGAGAAG AGTCCTGCTGGGGCCAAGTTTCAGTCTCCAGGAGCCAAAACCAGGACTGGATCTCAGCCAG CCAATTGTCTGACTCTGCCCGtgccaaaatatgaaaaag ACGCTAAAAGTGGACAGAGCAGCCCTGGAACTCCCAAATCCCCATCTAGCCAGGCTCTGTCTACCAAGTCTGCAGCTGAAGTCAACAAGGTGAAAAAAGTGGCGGTGGTCCGGTCCACGCCAAAATCTCCAGGCTCCCTCAAGAGCCGGCCTCCGGCGCCTCTGgtcgctgccgccgccgccggtgCACCGCTGCCGGATCTGAAGAATGTCCGGTCCAAGATCGGGTCGACAGACAACATGAAACACCAGCCTGGAGGCGGGAAG GTCCAAATCCTTGATCAGAAGGTGGACTATAGTAGTGTCCAGTCTAAGTGTGGCTCCAAGAGCAATATCAAACATGTGGCCGGTGGCGGAAAT GTTCAAATCCTGGACAAGAAGTTGGACCTGTCTAATGTCCAGTCCCGCTGTGGATCTAAAGACAACATCAAGCACACACCCGGAGGAGGAAAG GTCCAAATTCTGGATCAGAAGCTGGACCTGAGCAATGTGCAGTCGCGCTGCGGCTCCAAAGACAATATCAAACACGTCCCTGGGGGCGGAAAC GTGCAAATCGTCCATAAGAAGGTGGACCTGACCAACGTGCAGTCCAAGTGCGGCTCCAAAGACAACATCCGCCATAAACCAG gaggtggaaacGTGGAGATCAAGAACGAGAAGCTGGAGTTCAAAGTTCAATCCAAGGTCGGCTCGCTGGACAATATCGGACACGTTCCTGGAGGTGGACAGAGGAAG ATTGAGAGCCACAAACTGACCTTCCGCGAGACGGCCAAAGCTCGCACTGACCACGGTGCCGAGATCATTTCTCTGGAAGATTCTGATCAGCAGCTCAGCACCATGTCGTCCTCCGGCAGCATCAACATGGCCGACTCTCCGCAGCTGTCTACGCTGGCCGACCAAGTGTCCGCCTCTCTGGCCAAACAAGGCTTGTGA
- the LOC128752898 gene encoding microtubule-associated protein tau-like isoform X2, protein MDYSNSYSSGDAVNASLGNMSINDQHHQENGVQHKMKVRNLAFPSLRPSLVLALFPCPLIFDRPLLPDSANGSCLHNRTHQDDSALPENGLKCVSESEVSHGGDEVQPESDLSDWVRSASAMAAETEAAEKSVADVSDLENVNTTQDEGQLAGGAAPTAQAKMDNGSAEKSASTTKPPPSSKQPPTLTKVKSPACSRNGPSSIPVKTSSPGPGSPAGAKFQSPGAKTRTGSQPANCLTLPVPKYEKDAKSGQSSPGTPKSPSSQALSTKSAAEVNKVKKVAVVRSTPKSPGSLKSRPPAPLVAAAAAGAPLPDLKNVRSKIGSTDNMKHQPGGGKVQILDQKVDYSSVQSKCGSKSNIKHVAGGGNVQILDKKLDLSNVQSRCGSKDNIKHTPGGGKVQILDQKLDLSNVQSRCGSKDNIKHVPGGGNVQIVHKKVDLTNVQSKCGSKDNIRHKPGGGNVEIKNEKLEFKVQSKVGSLDNIGHVPGGGQRKIESHKLTFRETAKARTDHGAEIISLEDSDQQLSTMSSSGSINMADSPQLSTLADQVSASLAKQGL, encoded by the exons ATGGACTACTCTAACAGCTACAGTTCTGGAGACGCAGTGAATGCCTCCTTAGGCAACATGAGCATCAACGACCAGCACCACCAGGAGAACGGGGTTCAGCACAAGATGAAAG TTCGTAACTTAGCGTTCCCCAGTCTGCGACCCTCACTAGTGCTGGCCTTGTTTCCATGTCCACTTATTTTTGACAGACCGCTTCTGCCTGACAGTGCGAACGGATCGTGTCTCCACAACAGAACACATC AGGATGACTCAGCGCTCCCTGAAAATGGGTTGAAATGTGTGTCTGAATCTGAAGTGAGCCACGGAGGAGACGAGGTGCAGCCTG AATCTGATCTATCTGACTGGGTTCGTTCTGCTTCAGCGATGGCGGCTGAGACGGAGGCTGCAGAGAAATCTGTCGCTGATGTCTCTGATCTTGAGAACGTCAACACCACTCAAGATGAGGGTCAACTGG caggaggagccgcCCCGACAG CTCAAGCAAAGATGGACAACGGATCTGCTGAGAAG TCTGCATCCACCACCaaacctcctccctcctctaaACAACCTCCCACCCTCACCAAGGTCAAATCTCCTGCTTGCTCTCGTAATGGTCCCAGTTCCATCCCAGTTAAAACCAGCAGTCCGGGACCCGGA AGTCCTGCTGGGGCCAAGTTTCAGTCTCCAGGAGCCAAAACCAGGACTGGATCTCAGCCAG CCAATTGTCTGACTCTGCCCGtgccaaaatatgaaaaag ACGCTAAAAGTGGACAGAGCAGCCCTGGAACTCCCAAATCCCCATCTAGCCAGGCTCTGTCTACCAAGTCTGCAGCTGAAGTCAACAAGGTGAAAAAAGTGGCGGTGGTCCGGTCCACGCCAAAATCTCCAGGCTCCCTCAAGAGCCGGCCTCCGGCGCCTCTGgtcgctgccgccgccgccggtgCACCGCTGCCGGATCTGAAGAATGTCCGGTCCAAGATCGGGTCGACAGACAACATGAAACACCAGCCTGGAGGCGGGAAG GTCCAAATCCTTGATCAGAAGGTGGACTATAGTAGTGTCCAGTCTAAGTGTGGCTCCAAGAGCAATATCAAACATGTGGCCGGTGGCGGAAAT GTTCAAATCCTGGACAAGAAGTTGGACCTGTCTAATGTCCAGTCCCGCTGTGGATCTAAAGACAACATCAAGCACACACCCGGAGGAGGAAAG GTCCAAATTCTGGATCAGAAGCTGGACCTGAGCAATGTGCAGTCGCGCTGCGGCTCCAAAGACAATATCAAACACGTCCCTGGGGGCGGAAAC GTGCAAATCGTCCATAAGAAGGTGGACCTGACCAACGTGCAGTCCAAGTGCGGCTCCAAAGACAACATCCGCCATAAACCAG gaggtggaaacGTGGAGATCAAGAACGAGAAGCTGGAGTTCAAAGTTCAATCCAAGGTCGGCTCGCTGGACAATATCGGACACGTTCCTGGAGGTGGACAGAGGAAG ATTGAGAGCCACAAACTGACCTTCCGCGAGACGGCCAAAGCTCGCACTGACCACGGTGCCGAGATCATTTCTCTGGAAGATTCTGATCAGCAGCTCAGCACCATGTCGTCCTCCGGCAGCATCAACATGGCCGACTCTCCGCAGCTGTCTACGCTGGCCGACCAAGTGTCCGCCTCTCTGGCCAAACAAGGCTTGTGA